The following proteins are co-located in the Macadamia integrifolia cultivar HAES 741 unplaced genomic scaffold, SCU_Mint_v3 scaffold_190A, whole genome shotgun sequence genome:
- the LOC122071152 gene encoding sugar transporter ERD6-like 16 isoform X1 → MAINEEFENGENKGTGELTEPFISREKVTSYEEVESHMSSNRGKIGMVLLSTAVAVCGSFEFGSCVGYSAPTQSAIREDLQLSLSEYSMFGSILTIGAMVGALTSGQIADFIGRKGAMVLSSLFCIAGWLTVYLSKGALSLDIGRVFTGYGCGIFSYVVPIFIAEIAPKNLRGGLTTVNQLMIVLGSSVAFLIGSIVTWRTLALTGLIPCVLLLLGLFFVPESPRWLAKMGRQKEFEVAMRRLRGKDVDITEEVTEIQDYIETLHALPKAGVLDLFQRKYIRSLIIGVGLMILQQFGGINGIGFYVSETFIAAGCSGKTGTIAYACVQVPITLLGALLIDISGRRPLIMISATGTFLGCFFTGMSFFLKSHDLLLEWAPMLAVSGVLIYIGSFAIGMGPVPWVMMSEIFPINVKGAAGSFVTLICWFGAWAVSYTFNFLMNWSSAGTFFFYSGVSAITVLFVAKFVPETKERTLEEIQASINM, encoded by the exons ATGGCCATCAATGAAGAATTCGAAAATGGCGAAAATAAAGGGACTGGAGAGCTTACAGAACCATTCATCTCTAGAGAGAAGGTTACTTCCTATGAAGAAGTTGAGTCTCATATGAGCAGCAACAGGGGAAAGATAGGAATGGTTCTGCTCAGCACAGCAGTTGCTGTTTGTGGTTCTTTTGAGTTTGGATCCTGT GTGGGTTATTCAGCACCCACTCAATCTGCTATCAGGGAAGATCTTCAGCTATCCCTATCTGAG TACTCTATGTTTGGATCCATATTGACAATTGGTGCAATGGTTGGGGCTCTAACAAGTGGTCAGATAGCCGATTTCATCGGTCGGAAAGGG GCAATGGTATTGTCATCCTTGTTCTGCATTGCAGGGTGGCTTACTGTTTACTTATCCAAG GGAGCACTTTCGCTTGACATTGGAAGGGTATTCACAGGATATGGATGCGGAATTTTCTCCTATGTG GTACCAATATTCATAGCTGAAATAGCTCCCAAGAATCTTCGTGGAGGGCTCACGACCGTGAATCAG CTTATGATTGTCCTGGGATCATCAGTTGCCTTCCTAATAGGATCAATTGTAACATGGAGAACACTTGCTCTAACTG GGCTTATTCCTTGTGTTCTTCTGCTCTTGGGTCTGTTCTTTGTTCCAGAGTCTCCTAGATGGCTG GCAAAGATGGGGCGCCAGAAAGAATTTGAAGTTGCAATGCGGAGGCTTCGTGGCAAGGATGTTGATATCACTGAAGAAGTAACCGAAATTCAGGACTATATTGAGACTCTACACGCCCTGCCAAAAGCTGGAGTGCTGGATTTGTTTCAAAGAAAATACATTCGTTCACTCATT ATTGGAGTTGGACTAATGATCCTCCAACAGTTTGGGGGCATAAACGGAATAGGATTTTATGTTAGTGAGACTTTCATAGCAGCTG GTTGTTCAGGAAAGACTGGAACAATTGCCTATGCTTGTGTTCAG GTCCCAATAACTTTACTGGGTGCACTCTTGATAGATATATCTGGAAGAAGACCTCTTATTATG ATTTCTGCAACAGGAACATTCCTTGGATGTTTTTTCACAGGAATGTCGTTCTTCCTTAAG AGCCATGATTTGTTACTTGAATGGGCTCCAATGCTAGCTGTATCCGGAGTACTG ATCTACATAGGGTCATTTGCTATTGGAATGGGACCAGTTCCTTGGGTCATGATGTCTGAG ATATTTCCAATAAATGTGAAGGGAGCCGCCGGAAGCTTTGTCACTCTCATATGCTGGTTTGGTGCTTGGGCTGTTTCATACACTTTCAACTTCTTAATGAATTGGAGCTCTGCAG GTACATTTTTCTTCTACTCTGGAGTTTCTGCAATAACTGTTCTGTTCGTCGCAAAGTTTGTACCAGAAACCAAGGAAAGAACTTTGGAAGAAATTCAAGCATCCATTAACATGtaa
- the LOC122071152 gene encoding sugar transporter ERD6-like 16 isoform X2, with amino-acid sequence MSTWVSINLLTFQLVDIQVGYSAPTQSAIREDLQLSLSEYSMFGSILTIGAMVGALTSGQIADFIGRKGAMVLSSLFCIAGWLTVYLSKGALSLDIGRVFTGYGCGIFSYVVPIFIAEIAPKNLRGGLTTVNQLMIVLGSSVAFLIGSIVTWRTLALTGLIPCVLLLLGLFFVPESPRWLAKMGRQKEFEVAMRRLRGKDVDITEEVTEIQDYIETLHALPKAGVLDLFQRKYIRSLIIGVGLMILQQFGGINGIGFYVSETFIAAGCSGKTGTIAYACVQVPITLLGALLIDISGRRPLIMISATGTFLGCFFTGMSFFLKSHDLLLEWAPMLAVSGVLIYIGSFAIGMGPVPWVMMSEIFPINVKGAAGSFVTLICWFGAWAVSYTFNFLMNWSSAGTFFFYSGVSAITVLFVAKFVPETKERTLEEIQASINM; translated from the exons ATGTCCACTTGGGTGTCAATAAATCTTTTGACATTCCAACTTGTGGACATTCAG GTGGGTTATTCAGCACCCACTCAATCTGCTATCAGGGAAGATCTTCAGCTATCCCTATCTGAG TACTCTATGTTTGGATCCATATTGACAATTGGTGCAATGGTTGGGGCTCTAACAAGTGGTCAGATAGCCGATTTCATCGGTCGGAAAGGG GCAATGGTATTGTCATCCTTGTTCTGCATTGCAGGGTGGCTTACTGTTTACTTATCCAAG GGAGCACTTTCGCTTGACATTGGAAGGGTATTCACAGGATATGGATGCGGAATTTTCTCCTATGTG GTACCAATATTCATAGCTGAAATAGCTCCCAAGAATCTTCGTGGAGGGCTCACGACCGTGAATCAG CTTATGATTGTCCTGGGATCATCAGTTGCCTTCCTAATAGGATCAATTGTAACATGGAGAACACTTGCTCTAACTG GGCTTATTCCTTGTGTTCTTCTGCTCTTGGGTCTGTTCTTTGTTCCAGAGTCTCCTAGATGGCTG GCAAAGATGGGGCGCCAGAAAGAATTTGAAGTTGCAATGCGGAGGCTTCGTGGCAAGGATGTTGATATCACTGAAGAAGTAACCGAAATTCAGGACTATATTGAGACTCTACACGCCCTGCCAAAAGCTGGAGTGCTGGATTTGTTTCAAAGAAAATACATTCGTTCACTCATT ATTGGAGTTGGACTAATGATCCTCCAACAGTTTGGGGGCATAAACGGAATAGGATTTTATGTTAGTGAGACTTTCATAGCAGCTG GTTGTTCAGGAAAGACTGGAACAATTGCCTATGCTTGTGTTCAG GTCCCAATAACTTTACTGGGTGCACTCTTGATAGATATATCTGGAAGAAGACCTCTTATTATG ATTTCTGCAACAGGAACATTCCTTGGATGTTTTTTCACAGGAATGTCGTTCTTCCTTAAG AGCCATGATTTGTTACTTGAATGGGCTCCAATGCTAGCTGTATCCGGAGTACTG ATCTACATAGGGTCATTTGCTATTGGAATGGGACCAGTTCCTTGGGTCATGATGTCTGAG ATATTTCCAATAAATGTGAAGGGAGCCGCCGGAAGCTTTGTCACTCTCATATGCTGGTTTGGTGCTTGGGCTGTTTCATACACTTTCAACTTCTTAATGAATTGGAGCTCTGCAG GTACATTTTTCTTCTACTCTGGAGTTTCTGCAATAACTGTTCTGTTCGTCGCAAAGTTTGTACCAGAAACCAAGGAAAGAACTTTGGAAGAAATTCAAGCATCCATTAACATGtaa